TTCTTCGTTATTTCTCTTGCTACGGACGTAATCTCCACAATAGGTCTGGTTATATGCCGAGATACAAGCAAACTCACGATAACGGTTAATAGAAGGGCTGCTCCCATACCCACAGCTAAGCTAAACCACAAGTTATGAATAAAGTCATTAATCTTCACAATGGAAAGACTTAATCTTACTACTCCACGTGGTTGTCCCTCAGAGTATCCAACCACATGGGCAACATAGATCATGTCCGTATTAATCGTATGACTGAAACGGACAGATTGGCCTCTCCCATTCGTAAGAGCATCCACAATCTCTGGCCGTGTCGCATGGTTATCCATACGATTTGCATTTGCCTCTGAATCAGCCAAGACTCGACCGGTTAAATCCACTATGGTGACTCTGGAAGTTCCGGCATCAGCGAACCGATTCACTAATGACTGTAATTCCATAGGGGAGAAATCCGTAAGATCCTTATGCGATTCAATTGAGGCTGCAATAATATCAGCTTCTCTTGATAGACGATCAGACAGTGTATCAATGTAGACCTTCTCCATAAGCCCAGCAACATAAAAGCCTACAAGAAAGAGAATAAGGGCCATAATAGAAATAATAATGGTATTTAAGCGTACGCTAAAAGATTGCATAGTTCGTTACCCTTCAAACTTATAGCCTAATCCACGTACCGTCTTAATGTGCTTAGGCTGCTTCGTGTCTTCTTCAATCTTTTCACGCAAATGGGATATATGGACATCCACAATACGCGAATCCCCTACATAATCATAATTCCATACAGCATTGAGCAACTGATCCCTGGTCATTACTCTCCCCTGATTTTTTGCCAAGTAAAGCAACAGCTCAAATTCCTTAGGGGTAAGCTCTAATTTCTCATTATGGAAGGTAGCTTCATATTTTTCAGGAAAGATTTGTAACGGCCCCATACTAAATACTTGCTCTTCTACCGTTTCAGCAGCCATGTTTGGAGTTTGTTTTGATCTTCTCAATATAGCCCTTACCCTTGCTAACACCTCTCGCGGACTAAAGGGCTTCGTCATGTAGTCATCTGCACCTAATTCTAATCCTAGAATCTTGTCTAATTCTTCATCCTTTGCGGTAAGCATCAAGATCGGCGTATTATTCTTCTCCATTCTTAACGTCTTGCATACTTCCATGCCATCCATCAAAGGAAGCATTAAGTCCAGCACGATCAGATCAGGAAGCTCTCTTCTCGCTATTTCTAGTCCTTCTTTGCCATCCATAGCCGTCGTGACTGTGTAGCCTGCTTTCTCTAAGTTAAACTTGATTAAGGTAGAAATCGATAATTCGTCTTCAACCACTAAGATTTTTTCCATCTTAAAAGGGTCTCCTATTGTTTAAATTGTTGAATATCTTGTAAAACTTCACTAAATAACTCAAACGATTCTTCAAGTAAAGCATCTCCGCTTACCCGATGCTTCTCATCCAAAAAATCATAGTACTTAAACAACTGATCATAAGCCTCTATCCTCTTATTCAAGGAAGCAAGAAGCTTCTCCCGAACCGGCTCCATCTCCTCTGGAATCTGAGCTTTAATTACATCTTCCTTTATCGCCTTACTAATAGAAACTCCATTCAGGATCGTATTTTGCGCTTTCGTCTTTTTTAACCCTTCTTTGTCCACCTTATTTCTCACTTCTTCTAACA
The Ammoniphilus sp. CFH 90114 DNA segment above includes these coding regions:
- a CDS encoding response regulator transcription factor, producing the protein MEKILVVEDELSISTLIKFNLEKAGYTVTTAMDGKEGLEIARRELPDLIVLDLMLPLMDGMEVCKTLRMEKNNTPILMLTAKDEELDKILGLELGADDYMTKPFSPREVLARVRAILRRSKQTPNMAAETVEEQVFSMGPLQIFPEKYEATFHNEKLELTPKEFELLLYLAKNQGRVMTRDQLLNAVWNYDYVGDSRIVDVHISHLREKIEEDTKQPKHIKTVRGLGYKFEG